The following coding sequences lie in one Bacteroidales bacterium genomic window:
- a CDS encoding DinB family protein: MSKIEFLKDQIIESRNFTDRLITEIPEDLWYTMPQGMNANFAWQIGHLLISQNFHAITVITGRNEKVSQIIPLTDYVKIFNGMGTLHRSVKKDLIAVCKLKDQFKAVHEICIQNLSLLTDDILYEELMPIPFKHPVAHTKYEALSWSFKHEMWHCAEMEAIKWSLGYPTIWMK; encoded by the coding sequence AAATTGAATTTTTAAAAGATCAGATCATTGAATCGAGGAATTTTACAGACCGTTTGATTACAGAGATCCCTGAAGACTTGTGGTACACTATGCCTCAAGGTATGAACGCTAATTTTGCCTGGCAAATAGGTCATTTATTAATATCACAAAATTTCCATGCCATTACGGTCATCACAGGAAGAAATGAAAAGGTCAGTCAGATCATTCCTTTGACCGATTATGTTAAAATTTTTAATGGGATGGGTACATTACACCGGTCTGTAAAAAAAGACCTGATCGCTGTGTGTAAGCTGAAGGATCAATTCAAGGCCGTTCATGAGATCTGTATCCAAAACCTCTCCCTGCTAACCGACGATATCTTATATGAAGAATTGATGCCGATACCTTTTAAACACCCTGTTGCGCATACAAAATATGAAGCACTGTCCTGGAGTTTTAAACACGAAATGTGGCATTGTGCAGAGATGGAAGCGATCAAATGGAGTTTAGGATATCCGACAATATGGATGAAGTAG